A genomic segment from Montipora foliosa isolate CH-2021 chromosome 9, ASM3666993v2, whole genome shotgun sequence encodes:
- the LOC137971434 gene encoding E3 ubiquitin ligase RNF157-like: MIHPPALSESCLLFFSILVVLQFPYPQSPGNEPTKTLRSLVNLRKDSLKLVRSSDHESYFIEFVFDADVKCAVTIHYKAIEDLSTGLAIYTSKEPFTSSPKSYFSKGSGQVFNSSAKHRIIPSLFDDEELEYCPLKSSYFPIVIQIDAHEEEYLGHSNITLATFEKISDGSYTIKPIKQKQMVDGLCYLLQEIYGIENKLNQNIGKEEENDFEETGLECVICMSEMRDSLILPCRHLCLCRDCAENLRYQASNCPICRSPFHALLQIRAYVKKENTASSQVNAHGEDSWPGYEEIPLVEALNGTIRPDNIPEEAVARMRRRSASSTRSSGRRRIDSARSQRYVERSLSACSGMSRPSTAPGRARLERVRSSPGGHMDSKRGAPRDEEARVEVGNASTEGVVRIPRSRAEIEELQNSEGIGKLNSIHSEERGMVPVFANDPGQEDDSQDHQVQVDVSLPGTPLSSDLSGRSSRSAGSVSATTPTYIRLDEGMEEATVHDSQVFVNHK; encoded by the exons ATGATACATCCTCCTGCTTTGTCAG aaagttgtttattattcttttcaatcttggTTGTATTGCAGTTTCCATATCCACAGTCTCCGGGCAATGAACCAACAAAAACCCTGCGAAGTCTGGTAAACTTAAGGAAAGATTCACTTAAACTGGTGAG GAGCTCAGATCATGAGAGTTATTTCattgagtttgtttttgatgCGGATGTGAAATGTGCTGTGACAATTCATTACAAGGCAATTGAAGACTTGTCCACTGGCTTAGCCAT TTACACATCAAAGGAACCCTTCACATCTTCACCCAAATCATATTTTTCAAAAGGTTCTGGGCAAGTGTTTAACAGCTCAGCTAAGCACAGGATTATACCCAGTTTATTCGATGATGAGGAG ctGGAGTACTGCCCCTTAAAAAGCTCATATTTTCCCATAGTGATCCAGATTGATGCCCATGAAGAAG AATATTTGGGACATTCTAACATCACCTTGGCAACATTTGAGAAAATATCGGATGGATCCTACACAATTAAACCCATAAAGCAGAAACAAATG GTTGACGGTCTGTGCTACCTTCTTCAAGAAATTTATGGAATAGAAAATAAATTGAATCAGAATATTGGAAAG GAAGAGGAAAATGATTTCGAGGAGACTGGTTTGGAGTGTGTTATCTGCATGAGCGAGATGAGGGATTCTCTTATTTTACCGTGCAGACATTTATGTTTATGCAGGGATTGTG ctgaaAATCTTCGGTACCAAGCAAGTAATTGTCCCATTTGTAGATCAC CGTTTCATGCCTTGCTTCAAATACGTGCGTATGTCAAGAAGGAGAACACTGCTAGTTCGCAG GTGAATGCCCACGGTGAAGACTCTTGGCCAGGCTATGAGGAGATTCCGCTGGTAGAAGCTCTGAATGGTACAATTCGACCGGATAACATACCCGAAG AAGCGGTCGCGCGCATGCGCCGAAGGTCAGCTTCAAGCACACGTTCATCGGGTAGAAGGCGAATCGACAGTGCGCGTAGTCAGCGGTACGTTGAGCGTTCATTGTCCGCATGTTCAGGAATGTCACGGCCTTCCACCGCTCCGGGTAGGGCAAGGCTGGAGCGCGTACGATCCAGCCCCGGAGGACATATGGATTCCAAGAGGGGAGCCCCGCGAGATGAAGAAGCGAGAGTGGAAGTGGGAAACGCCAGTACGGAAGGTGTTGTCCGCATACCAAGGAGTCGCGCCGAAATTGAGGAGTTACAGAACAGCGAAGGAATTGGGAAATTGAACTCTATTCATAGCGAGGAGAGAG gTATGGTCCCAGTTTTCGCAAATGATCCCGGTCAGGAGGACGACTCCCAAGACCATCAAGTTCAGGTAGACGTGTCATTGCCTGGAACTCCGCTGAGCAGCGATTTAAGTGGGCGCAGTAGTCGAAGTGCTGGAAGTGTTTCAGCAACCACTCCAACTTACATCCGGTTAGACGAGGGAATGGAAGAGGCCACAGTTCACGATTCGCAAGTTTTCGTTAACCACAAATAG